The Tripterygium wilfordii isolate XIE 37 chromosome 5, ASM1340144v1, whole genome shotgun sequence genome window below encodes:
- the LOC119998279 gene encoding uncharacterized protein LOC119998279 isoform X1: MKLKVVGRKVYDYIRYDLKEIAFPSSLPDPPHIKKRRKLTWHERFLCPFHKLQILKEASRLYAASWVRDIGPDLRPNDYKKDDGSQEKLDGAESATKEKEPSVVEDLALAARGGMETLRPALQRVYMTRASAYRDALKSFIEGYQEGVQQVMEKKDDVKNKEEGDGPKKST, translated from the exons ATGAAGCTGAAAGTGGTAGGCAGAAAAGTTTACGATTATATTCGTTATGATCTTAAAGAGATAGCTTTCCCTTCCTCATTGCCCGATCCTCCCCACATCAAAAAGCGACGCAAATTGACTTGGCATGAGCGCTTCTTG TGCCCTTTTCATAAATTACAGATTTTGAAGGAGGCCTCTAGGCTTTATGCAGCAAGCTGGGTACGGGACATTGGTCCTGACCTTCGGCCAAATGATTATAAGAAGGATGATGGGAGCCAAGAGAAACTTGATGGAGCAGAAAGTGCTACTAAAGAGAAAGAACCTTCAGTGGTAGAAGATCTTG CTCTGGCTGCCAGAGGAGGTATGGAAACATTAAGGCCTGCCTTACAGCGAGTTTACATGACAAGAGCTTCTGCATATAGAGATGCACTCAAGAGTTTTATAGAAGGATATCAAGAAGGAGTCCAGCAGGTCATGGAGAAGAAGGACGATGTAAAAAATAAGGAAGAAGGCGATGGACCAAAAAAATCAACGTGA
- the LOC119999082 gene encoding protein trichome birefringence-like 8, protein MDHQTTTTNKWFQLLFIPFIIKRQILYTLLSLLIILISSIVILNIVGPFETQSLLRFSFWSQILPNYHKPYKPASSGVCDYSYGRWVRDKTDPLRFYGENCPFLDPGFRCRRNGRTDAEYLNWRWQPYGCDLPRFNASDLLERSRNGRIVFAGDSIGRNQWESLVCMLAQGVSNLSTIYEENGNPITKHKGFLSMRFDKYNLTVEYYRTPFLTIISRPPPNSPQEVKMAIRVDQMHWYLGKWVGADVLIFNAGHWWNEEKTTKMGCYFQERGKLNMTMNVFEAFHKSLQTWKSWAINSLDTKKTRTFFRTYSPVHYRNGTWNEGGHCDANIEPETNYTRLEAEPWNNRYISDVIKQMEYRKEKFQVLNITYLTEFRSDAHPSLHREPGTPVDAPQDCSHWCLPGVPDTWNELLYGYLLAMRFRTR, encoded by the exons ATGGATCAtcaaaccaccaccaccaacaaatGGTTCCAACTCCTCTTTATCCCCTTCATTATCAAGAGACAAATTCTCTATACCCTACTCTCTTTACTCATAATCCTAATCTCCTCCATTGTTATACTGAATATTGTAGGACCTTTTGAGACACAATCTCTTCTCCGTTTTAGCTTCTGGTCCCAAATCCTACCCAATTACCATAAACCATATAAGCCAGCTTCTTCTGGTGTATGTGATTACTCTTATGGAAGATGGGTTCGAGACAAGACAGACCCACTTCGGTTCTATGGAGAGAACTGTCCGTTTCTTGATCCTGGATTTCGTTGTCGTCGGAATGGCCGGACGGATGCGGAGTATCTCAACTGGAGGTGGCAACCCTACGGCTGTGATCTTCCGAG ATTCAATGCAAGCGACCTGCTAGAAAGGAGCAGGAATGGACGTATAGTTTTTGCCGGCGACTCCATTGGAAGAAACCAGTGGGAGTCTTTGGTGTGCATGCTTGCACAAGGAGTTTCCAACCTGTCCACAATATATGAAGAAAATGGGAATCCCATAACTAAACACAAGGGATTCCTCTCCATGCGATTCGATAAATACAACCTCACAGTTGAATACTATAGAACACCTTTCCTTACCATTATCAGTCGTCCACCGCCGAATTCTCCGCAAGAAGTGAAAATGGCCATCAGGGTCGACCAGATGCACTGGTACTTAGGCAAGTGGGTTGGAGCGGatgtattgattttcaacgctggACATTGGTGGAATGAAGAGAAAACAACCAAGAT ggGCTGCTATTTCCAGGAAAGGGGGAAACTAAACATGACAATGAATGTGTTTGAAGCATTCCATAAGTCCCTGCAAACATGGAAGTCATGGGCAATTAACAGTTTAGATACTAAAAAGACTCGCACTTTCTTTCGAACCTACTCTCCGGTGCATTACAG GAATGGCACATGGAATGAAGGGGGTCATTGTGATGCAAATATAGAACCAGAGACAAACTACACAAGGCTGGAAGCTGAGCCATGGAATAATCGATATATTTCTGATGTTATTAAACAGATGGAATATCGTAAAGAGAAATTTCAGGTATTGAATATTACATATCTGACAGAGTTTAGGAGTGATGCCCATCCATCACTCCATCGAGAACCAGGCACTCCAGTTGATGCTCCACAAGACTGCAGCCATTGGTGCCTACCTGGAGTTCCAGACACATGGAATGAACTTCTCTATGGTTACCTATTGGCAATGAGATTCAGGACGCGGTGA
- the LOC119998278 gene encoding B3 domain-containing protein At2g36080-like has translation MSINHFSTDLPQTFWFSPPQQNQPIMDSSSSSHNTPPEWPAQFYHHQNNQHHPWFNLNQEEYYEEEAATNSSGIRTEKRDEEEEVVVVVEKEAMFEKPLTPSDVGKLNRLVIPKQHAEKYFPLGGGDSIEKGLLLSFEDESGKFWRFRYSYWNSSQSYVLTKGWSRYVKEKKLDAGDVVLFERHRTDTERLFIGWRRRGGGGGGGGGDVQDTSHGWSGRGSHLGQFYPPTHHHGLHAVPYQQPHCLHAPGSIVQNQTPPVVNSKRQVRLFGVNLECEPEEEPSEPFTLDGSSLSSQDIVQAHHDNYSPNLFNYTDITFPRDVNQMRNRPG, from the exons ATGTCCATAAATCACTTCTCCACTGACCTTCCACAGACATTCTGGTTTTCACCACCACAGCAAAATCAGCCTATCATGGACTCCTCGTCTTCTTCTCACAATACTCCTCCTGAGTGGCCCGCTCAATTCTACCACCACCAGAATAATCAACACCATCCCTGGTTCAATTTAAATCAAGAAGAATACTACGAAGAAGAAGCAGCCACGAACAGCAGCGGAATCCGAACCGAAAAACGAGACGAAGAGGAGGAGGTCGTTGTGGTTGTTGAGAAGGAGGCGATGTTCGAGAAACCGTTGACGCCGAGCGACGTCGGAAAGCTGAACCGACTGGTGATTCCCAAGCAACACGCGGAGAAGTATTTCCCACTCGGAGGCGGTGATTCAATCGAGAAAGGTTTGCTGCTGAGTTTCGAGGATGAGTCGGGGAAGTTCTGGAGGTTCCGGTACTCGTATTGGAACAGCAGTCAAAGCTACGTGTTGACGAAAGGGTGGAGCAGGTACGTGAAGGAGAAGAAACTCGACGCTGGCGACGTCGTTTTGTTCGAACGGCACCGCACCGACACTGAAAGGTTGTTTATTGGGTGGAGGCggcgtggtggtggtggtggtggtggtggtggtgatgtgcAGGATACTAGTCATGGATGGAGTGGCAGAGGATCTCATTTAGGGCAATTCTATCCTCCTACGCATCATCATGGTCTTCATGCTGTGCCATACCAACAACCTCACTGTCTTCATGCACCTG GGTCTATTGTGCAGAACCAAACACCGCCGGTGGTGAACTCAAAGAGGCAAGTGAGACTATTTGGGGTTAACCTGGAGTGCGAACCTGAGGAGGAGCCGTCCGAGCCATTCACTCTTGATGGCTCGTCCTTGTCGAGCCAGGATATTGTTCAAGCCCATCATGATAATTACTCTCCTAATCTTTTCAATTACACG GATATTACTTTCCCCCGAGATGTCAACCAGATGAGAAATCGCCCAGGATAA
- the LOC119998279 gene encoding uncharacterized protein LOC119998279 isoform X2, which yields MKLKVVGRKVYDYIRYDLKEIAFPSSLPDPPHIKKRRKLTWHERFLILKEASRLYAASWVRDIGPDLRPNDYKKDDGSQEKLDGAESATKEKEPSVVEDLALAARGGMETLRPALQRVYMTRASAYRDALKSFIEGYQEGVQQVMEKKDDVKNKEEGDGPKKST from the exons ATGAAGCTGAAAGTGGTAGGCAGAAAAGTTTACGATTATATTCGTTATGATCTTAAAGAGATAGCTTTCCCTTCCTCATTGCCCGATCCTCCCCACATCAAAAAGCGACGCAAATTGACTTGGCATGAGCGCTTCTTG ATTTTGAAGGAGGCCTCTAGGCTTTATGCAGCAAGCTGGGTACGGGACATTGGTCCTGACCTTCGGCCAAATGATTATAAGAAGGATGATGGGAGCCAAGAGAAACTTGATGGAGCAGAAAGTGCTACTAAAGAGAAAGAACCTTCAGTGGTAGAAGATCTTG CTCTGGCTGCCAGAGGAGGTATGGAAACATTAAGGCCTGCCTTACAGCGAGTTTACATGACAAGAGCTTCTGCATATAGAGATGCACTCAAGAGTTTTATAGAAGGATATCAAGAAGGAGTCCAGCAGGTCATGGAGAAGAAGGACGATGTAAAAAATAAGGAAGAAGGCGATGGACCAAAAAAATCAACGTGA